AGCCAAGCCGCCTCTGACCTGCCAGGCTGTTGTAGCAGTCGATCTCGATGCTCTCCACCATCTGGCTCTGCTCCTCGGTTAGCCGGCTCGGCTTGGCGGCCGAGGAGGAAGACGCGCAAGGGGAGGCTGCCTCCTGCTCCCGGTCCTCCtgcgacagcagcagcagccccttcAGCTCCAGCAGAGCCCGGTGGTACTTGCCGATGGCTTCCCGGAATTTCTTCTCCTTGTAGCACTGCGCTCCTTGGCTCTTGAACTCCAGGGCTCGCTGGATCAGGTCGCCGCCGTCTGCCGCCTGGCCAGGATGGGGACCCCCTTTCATGCCCGCTGTGCCCCCGTCGCACGAATCCGCTCGGGAGACCTTCGTGCCCGACACGGGACACGCTTTGTCAAGGTGCCCATCCC
This genomic interval from Rhinatrema bivittatum chromosome 4, aRhiBiv1.1, whole genome shotgun sequence contains the following:
- the TTC9 gene encoding tetratricopeptide repeat protein 9A — encoded protein: MERKNPAGLNPARAGDGHLDKACPVSGTKVSRADSCDGGTAGMKGGPHPGQAADGGDLIQRALEFKSQGAQCYKEKKFREAIGKYHRALLELKGLLLLSQEDREQEAASPCASSSSAAKPSRLTEEQSQMVESIEIDCYNSLAACLLQAELVNYERVKEYCLKVLKKEGENFKALYRSGVAFYHLGDYDKALHYLKESRSRQPTDTNVVRYIQLAEMKLSRCSQKEKEAP